From the genome of Methanobrevibacter smithii ATCC 35061, one region includes:
- the fdhD gene encoding formate dehydrogenase accessory sulfurtransferase FdhD, which produces MKQIMEEKAQNYKNGKINYVTEKVVKDSTITLTINNEISRSLSAIEDSLEEFAVGYLFNENMVKSIDDIEKIEINENHINVEIDDKLLKTKETVLCSDSSGGWRSKIKEIEPISSDFQVEADELINRIEELKNNAQIWQATGGTHVAGIVYKNNFIVKEDVSRHVAVDKVIGYGILHNYDLSNSYVIYSGRMPADMVIKIVRSGIPVLASNAAPAYSGCETAKKGNVTLVGFLRGQRFNVYNNKNRIIF; this is translated from the coding sequence ATGAAACAGATAATGGAAGAAAAAGCCCAAAATTATAAAAATGGAAAAATAAATTATGTTACAGAAAAAGTCGTTAAAGATTCTACCATAACATTAACAATAAACAATGAAATCAGCCGCAGCCTATCTGCAATTGAAGATTCACTTGAAGAATTTGCTGTAGGTTATTTATTTAATGAGAATATGGTAAAATCCATAGATGACATTGAAAAAATTGAAATCAATGAAAATCATATTAATGTAGAAATTGATGATAAACTTCTTAAAACAAAAGAAACAGTTTTATGTTCCGATTCTTCAGGAGGCTGGAGAAGTAAAATAAAAGAAATTGAACCGATAAGCTCTGATTTTCAGGTTGAAGCTGATGAACTGATTAACAGAATTGAAGAACTGAAAAATAATGCTCAAATCTGGCAGGCCACAGGAGGGACACATGTAGCTGGAATTGTTTATAAAAATAATTTCATTGTAAAAGAAGATGTAAGTCGACATGTAGCAGTAGATAAAGTTATTGGCTATGGCATATTGCATAATTATGATTTAAGCAACAGCTATGTAATTTACAGCGGCAGAATGCCTGCAGACATGGTAATAAAAATAGTTAGATCCGGAATACCGGTACTTGCATCAAATGCTGCTCCGGCATATTCAGGATGTGAAACAGCTAAAAAAGGAAATGTAACTCTTGTTGGATTTTTAAGAGGTCAAAGATTTAATGTTTACAATAATAAAAATAGAATAATATTTTAG
- a CDS encoding right-handed parallel beta-helix repeat-containing protein — protein sequence MNKKIILILISIFVLFAFAQGISAADMDNSTNAISQAETHEVLGTTYVVDGSAENQMNDPTIQTAINNAKAGDTIEITGKNYEHCHFVVDKKLNIISNVGTTMSTCPSNIKGSNGVGIFYFSPEASGSVLSGFTFVNDAAKNGEVDPYAVYIEGAKDIQITNNIIDQVTNGPGIYIKDASNITINNNNIQYSQNGILIENNNKITIKDNDIENNKNSGIYIGEGNKNINIINNNIVKNNWKGVVVNSANNVNIISNVIMANRDNPVQARAKNGAGIYVDCAVDSLKINGNYIFENGNYGIFDTYKTKESFEENYKSQEINFNIFVGHNTRGIFAQQNEAGQTGIIYVGSNAYSFEQLCPSTFYEPGILKDGTQDMIFGEMTKISKGIYKITFINAKTGEVVKCLSAGNVTFFLNKEGTDSSIKPGDTYQIVSIINGTATVNFKNATFKPTQNVLIALGPGYGTISQTNTSTRPCAYYNIPDSDIPSNDTKSSDLTIQNTNIYYGGKLIYILKDNDGTAIANANISLTINGKTYNKTTDKDGIAYMNIRLVSSKQYNVTATYAGTDDYKGTTLNSTITVIPTITAEDVEKIFRNQTQYYPKLTDSNGNPLKDTKVTMNINGVFYTKITNEKGIATQNINLLPGKYIITSTNTATGESISNTIIVKPNMDQNTDLVKYYKNGTQYNVRALDGQGNPLANQEITFNINGVFYTKTTNDKGIATQNINLLPGKYIITAIYNNCFVSNNITVLPNMDQNTDLVKYYKNGTQYNVRALDGQGNPLANQEITFNINGVFYTKTTNDKGIATLNINLHPGKYIITAIYNNCFVSNNITVLPVLTADDLTKYFGIPASLNSKLVDGQGNPLANQTVTYNINGVFYNKITDVNGIAKLNINLNPGEYIATITHESTFASAKVVVLNPQVVKENATNSEIQNIINSIDNKGAVKFLGKFYNDISLDITKSIILTSDVNTTLNGKLNTCVLNIKADNVLVKNLNINGNNVSGIVVNNVKNTVIENNNINNLLNKSNMDNYNSGKTLLPGNGIALLNSKNTVIENNNIQYYYNGIYLNGAKYTTIQKNTITKNNFGVEFDKGASNTLINDNDIIENIGFKTMTMIEGPYGYGISMRHSGVNVTVTNNRINNNYMGVFIDAKNCSGIVITGNEISNSTIEGLTVNENYTYAPGAVLVVENNAIYNNAKGPSQIILGEVSANPNGIYGPGEWNDTLKLELGPNWYGTNRYTTWGLNQTGPGTICPRIHTTLIPYNISCISPGKYEVTFYNNGSIASKLPDLTTYFVLNYNTDKEEVVEVVVHQGKATFEFSTKNYDSSNNIIEGFSVFDPNRPKTVIYTYNVPESEIPK from the coding sequence ATGAATAAGAAAATAATATTAATTTTAATAAGTATTTTCGTGTTATTTGCATTTGCACAAGGCATTAGTGCTGCAGATATGGACAATAGCACTAATGCAATAAGCCAGGCAGAAACACATGAAGTACTAGGAACCACATATGTTGTCGATGGTTCTGCAGAAAATCAAATGAACGACCCGACAATACAGACTGCAATAAATAATGCAAAAGCTGGAGACACCATAGAAATTACTGGAAAAAACTATGAACACTGCCATTTTGTCGTAGATAAAAAATTAAATATCATAAGTAATGTAGGAACAACAATGTCTACATGCCCAAGTAATATTAAAGGATCAAATGGTGTTGGGATATTTTACTTCAGCCCAGAGGCATCAGGATCTGTTCTTTCAGGATTTACTTTTGTAAATGATGCTGCTAAAAACGGAGAAGTTGATCCGTATGCAGTTTATATTGAAGGTGCAAAAGATATTCAGATAACTAACAATATAATAGACCAGGTAACCAATGGTCCTGGAATATATATAAAAGATGCTTCAAACATTACAATTAACAATAACAATATCCAATATTCCCAAAATGGAATATTAATAGAAAATAATAATAAAATTACTATAAAAGACAATGATATTGAAAATAATAAAAATTCCGGAATTTACATTGGAGAAGGCAATAAAAATATCAACATAATAAACAACAACATTGTGAAAAATAATTGGAAAGGTGTTGTTGTTAATTCTGCAAATAATGTGAACATAATAAGCAATGTCATTATGGCAAATAGGGACAATCCTGTTCAAGCAAGAGCAAAAAACGGAGCAGGAATATATGTTGACTGTGCAGTAGATAGCTTAAAAATAAACGGCAATTACATTTTTGAAAATGGAAATTACGGAATATTTGATACTTACAAAACTAAAGAAAGTTTTGAAGAAAACTATAAATCACAGGAAATTAACTTCAACATTTTTGTAGGGCATAACACTAGAGGAATCTTTGCACAGCAAAATGAAGCTGGACAAACCGGAATCATTTATGTTGGAAGCAATGCATATTCCTTTGAACAGCTTTGTCCAAGTACATTCTATGAACCTGGAATATTAAAAGACGGTACACAGGATATGATATTTGGAGAAATGACCAAAATATCAAAAGGCATATATAAAATAACCTTTATTAATGCAAAAACCGGTGAAGTAGTAAAATGTTTAAGTGCCGGAAATGTAACTTTCTTCTTAAATAAAGAAGGAACTGACAGCAGCATAAAACCGGGAGATACATATCAAATTGTATCAATAATAAATGGAACTGCTACTGTAAACTTTAAAAATGCTACTTTTAAACCTACCCAAAATGTATTGATTGCTCTTGGACCTGGATACGGTACAATAAGCCAAACTAATACTTCAACAAGACCATGTGCATACTATAATATACCTGATTCCGACATTCCGTCAAATGATACTAAAAGTAGTGATTTAACCATCCAAAATACAAATATTTACTACGGAGGAAAATTAATCTACATTTTAAAAGACAATGATGGAACTGCAATTGCAAATGCTAATATTAGCCTTACAATCAATGGTAAAACCTACAATAAAACCACTGATAAAGATGGAATTGCATATATGAACATCAGGTTGGTTTCCAGCAAACAATACAATGTAACTGCAACATATGCAGGAACTGATGACTACAAGGGAACTACATTAAATAGCACAATAACAGTAATTCCAACAATTACTGCAGAAGATGTTGAAAAAATCTTTAGAAATCAAACTCAGTACTATCCAAAACTTACAGACAGTAACGGAAACCCATTAAAAGATACAAAAGTAACTATGAACATTAATGGAGTGTTCTACACCAAAATTACAAATGAGAAAGGAATAGCCACTCAAAACATCAACTTACTTCCCGGAAAATACATAATAACAAGTACAAACACAGCAACTGGCGAGTCAATCTCCAACACAATTATTGTAAAACCTAATATGGATCAAAATACTGATTTAGTAAAATACTACAAAAACGGCACACAATACAATGTAAGAGCTCTTGACGGACAAGGAAACCCACTAGCTAACCAAGAAATAACATTCAACATCAACGGAGTATTCTACACCAAAACCACAAACGACAAAGGAATAGCCACTCAAAACATCAACTTACTTCCTGGAAAATACATAATAACCGCAATATACAACAACTGCTTTGTTTCAAACAACATCACAGTATTGCCTAACATGGATCAAAATACTGATTTAGTAAAATACTACAAAAACGGCACACAATACAATGTAAGAGCTCTTGACGGACAAGGAAACCCACTAGCTAACCAAGAAATAACATTCAACATCAACGGAGTATTCTACACCAAAACCACAAACGACAAAGGAATAGCCACCCTAAACATCAATTTACACCCAGGAAAATACATAATAACCGCAATATACAACAACTGCTTTGTTTCAAACAACATCACAGTATTGCCTGTATTGACTGCTGATGATTTAACAAAATACTTTGGAATTCCTGCTTCATTAAATTCAAAATTAGTTGACGGGCAAGGCAATCCTTTAGCTAATCAAACTGTAACTTACAACATCAACGGAGTATTCTACAATAAAATTACTGATGTAAATGGAATAGCTAAATTAAATATTAACTTAAATCCTGGAGAATATATTGCAACCATTACACATGAATCAACTTTTGCAAGTGCCAAAGTCGTTGTTTTAAATCCGCAAGTAGTTAAAGAAAATGCTACAAACAGCGAAATTCAAAATATTATAAACTCTATCGATAATAAAGGTGCTGTTAAATTCCTAGGTAAATTTTACAATGATATTTCCCTAGACATTACAAAAAGCATCATTCTTACAAGTGATGTCAACACCACATTAAACGGAAAATTAAATACCTGTGTTTTAAATATTAAAGCAGACAATGTTTTAGTTAAAAACTTAAATATTAATGGAAATAATGTGTCTGGAATTGTAGTTAATAATGTTAAAAATACAGTCATTGAAAATAACAACATTAACAACTTATTAAATAAAAGCAATATGGACAACTATAACTCTGGTAAAACATTACTTCCTGGAAATGGTATTGCACTGTTAAACTCCAAAAACACAGTCATTGAAAACAACAACATCCAATATTATTACAATGGGATTTACTTAAATGGTGCAAAATACACCACCATTCAAAAGAACACCATAACCAAAAACAATTTCGGTGTTGAATTTGATAAGGGTGCTTCAAACACCTTAATTAATGACAATGACATTATTGAAAATATTGGTTTTAAAACCATGACAATGATTGAAGGTCCTTATGGATACGGAATAAGCATGAGGCATTCCGGAGTAAATGTAACTGTAACCAACAATAGAATTAATAATAACTACATGGGAGTATTTATTGATGCTAAAAACTGTAGCGGAATTGTAATTACAGGTAATGAAATTTCAAACAGTACCATTGAAGGTTTAACTGTAAATGAAAACTACACCTATGCTCCAGGAGCTGTTCTTGTTGTAGAAAATAATGCCATTTACAATAATGCTAAAGGACCAAGCCAAATAATTCTGGGAGAAGTTAGTGCTAACCCTAATGGAATTTATGGACCGGGTGAATGGAATGACACCTTAAAATTAGAATTAGGACCTAACTGGTACGGAACAAACAGGTACACAACCTGGGGATTAAATCAAACCGGGCCCGGAACAATCTGTCCTAGGATTCATACTACCCTAATTCCATACAACATAAGCTGCATTTCCCCTGGAAAATACGAAGTAACTTTCTACAATAATGGCAGCATAGCTAGCAAACTTCCCGATTTAACAACATACTTTGTATTAAACTATAATACTGATAAAGAAGAAGTAGTGGAAGTTGTTGTACACCAAGGAAAAGCTACCTTTGAGTTTTCAACTAAAAATTATGACTCATCAAACAATATTATAGAAGGATTTTCAGTATTTGATCCAAATAGGCCAAAAACAGTAATATACACTTATAATGTTCCCGAAAGTGAAATTCCAAAATAG
- a CDS encoding FecCD family ABC transporter permease, producing MNEENKEILSIVLLVFLPIILFFASFLIGRYPIDPVDVIKTILCPIFPQLEVSQTITTIVFEIRLPRIIGAFVVGAALAMAGSAFQGIFKNPLVSSDLLGVSNGAGFGAALAILLSGLNVVTQIFAFVFGLISVSITYLISKSYKNGGILVLVLSGVAISAFFGALVSAVKFIADPDDKLPEIVYWLMGSLASITVDKLIMISVPIIIGVVVLMLLRWRINLLSMGDEEAQALGLNPSRTRLVVIAACTLLTSAAVSISGIIGWLGLVIPHMTRMIVGPDNKILIPASLSLGASFLLLIDNISRAVISIEIPIGILTAVIGVPIFLYLLRKGYSEWS from the coding sequence ATGAATGAGGAAAATAAGGAAATATTAAGTATTGTGCTTTTAGTTTTCCTTCCTATAATTCTTTTTTTTGCATCTTTTTTGATTGGAAGATATCCGATTGACCCGGTTGATGTGATTAAAACTATATTGTGCCCTATATTTCCACAATTGGAAGTGTCTCAAACTATTACAACTATTGTATTTGAAATAAGACTTCCACGTATTATTGGGGCATTTGTTGTAGGGGCAGCATTGGCTATGGCAGGTTCTGCGTTTCAGGGAATCTTTAAAAACCCGTTAGTATCTTCAGATTTGCTCGGAGTGTCTAACGGTGCAGGTTTTGGAGCGGCATTGGCTATTTTACTTTCAGGATTAAATGTTGTAACTCAAATATTCGCATTTGTATTTGGACTGATTTCAGTATCAATTACATATTTGATTTCAAAATCTTATAAAAACGGTGGAATTTTAGTTTTAGTTTTATCTGGAGTAGCTATTTCAGCATTCTTTGGAGCATTAGTTTCAGCAGTTAAGTTTATAGCTGATCCTGATGATAAATTACCTGAAATTGTCTACTGGCTGATGGGAAGTCTGGCTTCTATTACTGTTGATAAACTGATAATGATTTCAGTTCCGATAATCATTGGCGTTGTTGTTTTAATGTTGCTTAGATGGCGTATTAATCTATTGTCTATGGGTGATGAAGAAGCACAGGCTTTAGGTTTAAATCCTTCAAGAACCAGACTGGTTGTAATTGCAGCATGTACTTTACTTACTTCCGCGGCAGTTTCCATTAGCGGAATCATCGGATGGTTAGGTTTGGTTATTCCCCACATGACAAGAATGATTGTAGGTCCGGATAACAAGATTCTGATTCCTGCTTCTTTAAGTTTGGGAGCCAGTTTCTTACTTTTAATTGACAATATATCCAGAGCAGTAATTTCAATTGAAATACCTATAGGAATTTTAACAGCAGTTATCGGTGTTCCGATATTCTTGTATTTACTTAGAAAGGGGTATTCAGAATGGTCGTAG
- a CDS encoding helix-turn-helix domain-containing protein: protein MKLKSKGIINLDINGEIYDYKLYQSLNSLAKTGSQRKSAKELNISHTVFNRRLLKAEDKLGVKITQKQGNGTLLTPEGEALLEEYKKYLIQIDKTSEINICGGHISTGLLESIDTTFNTNIYSSNDEDAFKLAKRGVVDLLTLDDPLIAFERDLNMIPIAYDYLVLIASPNSKPIKSIHELEGLNFVNVQGSAQRLAWNTLEHYDINYKIKSNVNSQFDAFKLVRNSENLYSFLNASYFKGNDILKFDTRHVISLIKVNDEKEELDQFIEYLLTDGQTAIKNQGFIPID, encoded by the coding sequence ATGAAACTAAAAAGCAAAGGTATCATCAATTTAGATATAAATGGTGAAATTTATGACTATAAATTATATCAAAGTCTAAATTCATTAGCTAAAACAGGTTCACAGAGAAAATCAGCTAAAGAGTTAAATATTTCACATACTGTTTTTAATAGAAGATTGCTTAAAGCTGAAGACAAATTGGGAGTTAAAATTACTCAAAAACAGGGAAATGGTACTTTATTAACACCTGAAGGCGAAGCATTGCTTGAAGAGTATAAAAAATATTTAATCCAAATAGATAAAACCTCTGAAATCAATATCTGCGGAGGCCATATCAGTACAGGGCTTTTAGAAAGTATTGATACAACATTCAATACAAACATTTACAGCAGCAATGATGAAGATGCTTTTAAACTGGCTAAAAGAGGTGTTGTAGATTTATTAACATTAGATGATCCACTAATAGCTTTTGAACGGGATTTGAATATGATTCCAATAGCTTATGATTATCTGGTACTGATAGCCAGCCCCAATTCCAAACCTATTAAAAGTATACATGAGTTAGAAGGATTGAATTTTGTAAATGTTCAGGGTTCTGCCCAAAGGCTTGCATGGAATACTCTAGAACACTATGACATCAATTATAAAATTAAATCAAATGTAAATTCACAATTTGATGCATTCAAATTAGTCAGAAATTCTGAAAATTTATATAGTTTTTTAAATGCCAGTTATTTCAAAGGAAATGACATTTTAAAGTTCGATACAAGGCATGTTATCAGTTTAATAAAAGTAAATGATGAAAAAGAAGAGTTGGACCAATTCATTGAATATCTGTTAACTGATGGACAAACAGCCATTAAAAACCAGGGTTTCATTCCTATTGATTAA
- a CDS encoding ABC transporter ATP-binding protein gives MVVEDKILEVNNISFSYEDNLIFENISFSIKRGDVLCILGPNGTGKTTLIKCLNGLHDIDSGEILINGENIETLSFSQISKHIGYIPQSHVPSFPFTVFDVVLMGRAPYLNLTQSPRAEDEKIAIKSLKTLGIYDLKDKEYTNLSGGERQLVFLARVLTQQPDILILDEPTSHLDFGNQIKLLEIIDRLAEAGLSVIMSSHFPDHAFLSSTKVAIMKNKKFIDFGAPGDVVTEDNLKEAYSIDVKLIELDENRKVCVPMKTNLKLDI, from the coding sequence ATGGTCGTAGAAGATAAAATATTGGAAGTTAACAATATATCCTTTTCTTATGAGGATAATTTAATATTTGAAAACATCAGTTTTTCTATAAAAAGAGGAGATGTATTATGTATTCTTGGACCAAATGGGACAGGTAAAACAACTTTAATTAAATGTCTAAACGGGTTGCATGATATTGATTCCGGTGAAATTTTAATTAATGGTGAAAATATTGAAACATTGTCCTTTTCTCAAATTTCTAAACATATTGGTTATATTCCACAATCACATGTTCCGTCGTTTCCATTTACAGTTTTTGATGTTGTGCTGATGGGTAGAGCACCATATCTTAATTTAACTCAGTCTCCAAGAGCTGAAGATGAGAAAATAGCTATAAAATCATTAAAAACATTGGGGATATATGATTTAAAGGATAAAGAATATACTAATCTTAGTGGTGGTGAAAGGCAACTGGTATTTTTAGCCAGAGTACTTACACAGCAACCAGATATTTTAATATTGGATGAACCAACATCTCATTTGGATTTTGGTAATCAGATTAAACTTTTAGAAATTATTGATAGGCTGGCGGAAGCAGGTTTGTCAGTTATAATGTCTTCACATTTTCCTGATCATGCATTTTTAAGCTCTACTAAAGTAGCTATTATGAAAAATAAAAAGTTCATTGATTTTGGAGCTCCTGGAGATGTAGTAACTGAAGACAACTTAAAAGAAGCTTACTCTATCGATGTTAAATTAATTGAATTAGATGAAAATAGAAAAGTTTGTGTACCTATGAAAACAAACTTAAAATTAGATATATAA
- a CDS encoding FmdE family protein, giving the protein MMTEEDYDEQLAKAGDFHGEICGGIAIGTKLAMYGLDLMGMELNQRHKNLIVFLEIDRCMADAVQAVTKCSMGKRSLKQMYYGKFAVTFYNMDTGEALRVSDADANKKDKSQETREEMIHRFRVTPPEELFNVEKVKVELTPSQMPGKPHTSAWCSVCGEKVTDGRHLVRGGKPICISCAEGSYYEVIEDDE; this is encoded by the coding sequence ATGATGACTGAAGAAGACTATGATGAACAATTAGCAAAAGCAGGTGATTTCCACGGAGAAATATGTGGTGGAATAGCTATTGGAACTAAATTAGCCATGTATGGTTTAGATTTAATGGGGATGGAATTAAATCAAAGACACAAAAACTTAATTGTCTTTTTAGAAATCGACAGATGTATGGCTGATGCAGTTCAGGCTGTTACAAAATGTTCCATGGGTAAACGTTCATTAAAACAAATGTATTATGGTAAATTTGCAGTAACTTTCTATAATATGGATACTGGTGAAGCTTTAAGAGTATCTGATGCTGATGCAAATAAAAAAGATAAATCTCAGGAAACCAGAGAAGAAATGATTCACCGTTTCAGAGTCACTCCTCCTGAAGAGTTATTTAATGTAGAAAAAGTTAAAGTAGAATTAACTCCATCTCAAATGCCTGGTAAACCTCATACTTCTGCATGGTGTTCTGTCTGTGGTGAAAAAGTAACTGATGGACGTCATTTGGTAAGAGGCGGAAAACCTATCTGTATTTCATGTGCAGAAGGTTCTTACTATGAAGTAATTGAAGATGATGAATAA
- the hxlB gene encoding 6-phospho-3-hexuloisomerase, whose protein sequence is MELMKTSIKAILDNIVCAEEFLDEDAINEFEDIIMNSKNVFVTGAGRSGLAAKAFAMRLMHLGISSYVVGETISPAIYDDDCIIAISGSGETNTIVSAARIAKNRGSKVLAVTSYPESTLGQLADGHLLVKGRTKKEVDDQNYMKRQIYGNYTSLTPLGTAFELTTLVFLDAIVSELMEKMHQTESDLKSRHTVLE, encoded by the coding sequence ATGGAATTGATGAAAACTTCAATTAAAGCTATTTTAGATAATATTGTTTGTGCTGAAGAATTTTTAGATGAAGATGCTATTAATGAATTTGAAGACATTATAATGAACTCAAAAAATGTTTTTGTAACTGGTGCAGGAAGGTCAGGTCTTGCAGCTAAAGCTTTTGCAATGAGATTAATGCATTTGGGAATTAGTTCTTATGTTGTTGGTGAAACTATTTCTCCAGCTATTTATGATGATGACTGTATTATAGCTATTTCCGGTTCTGGAGAAACCAACACTATTGTATCTGCAGCAAGAATCGCAAAAAATAGGGGTTCTAAAGTATTGGCTGTTACTTCATATCCTGAATCAACTCTTGGCCAATTGGCTGACGGTCATTTACTTGTTAAAGGAAGGACTAAAAAAGAAGTGGATGATCAAAATTATATGAAACGTCAAATATACGGAAATTATACTTCTTTAACTCCTCTTGGAACTGCTTTTGAGTTAACTACATTAGTATTTTTAGATGCAATTGTTTCCGAATTAATGGAAAAAATGCATCAAACAGAAAGTGATTTAAAATCAAGACACACTGTTTTAGAGTAA
- a CDS encoding ABC transporter substrate-binding protein encodes MEKKSKIIILILAVLVICGVAAHLFLTPSTVETVGSKNITDMVGRTVQIPASVGNVVATSPPMTTVIYMIAPEKLTAVNFQWTDDELKYIPSQYASLPVVGGWYGTQDGSYEEFIASEPDMVIESIDEGGDGDLATVQERQNKFGEIPVVAVNDTTDVEKVDGSITFIGDVLGAQDNAKKLTDFNDKYLNIVHQKSGQITDKKTVYYAQGNDGLQTNPSNSTHGQLIDLVGGENVANSLAQGNTTSGIQVSMEQIIKWNPDVIITTNPDFYGKVYDNPNWAGITAVKNHDVYLSPQSPFKWFDRPVGANMIIGVPWTAKCIYPEEYQDIDMISTTQEFYSEFYHFDLSDEQAKQLLLDSGLKESNL; translated from the coding sequence ATGGAAAAGAAGAGTAAGATTATTATTTTAATTTTGGCTGTTTTAGTTATATGCGGAGTTGCTGCTCACTTATTTTTAACTCCTTCTACTGTAGAAACAGTGGGATCTAAAAATATAACTGATATGGTTGGAAGGACAGTACAAATACCTGCTTCTGTTGGTAATGTGGTAGCTACTAGTCCTCCAATGACTACTGTAATTTATATGATTGCTCCGGAGAAGTTAACTGCAGTTAATTTCCAATGGACTGATGACGAACTTAAATACATCCCATCTCAATATGCCAGCCTTCCTGTTGTTGGAGGTTGGTATGGAACACAAGATGGTAGCTATGAAGAATTCATAGCATCTGAACCTGATATGGTTATTGAATCTATTGATGAGGGAGGAGATGGAGATTTAGCTACTGTTCAAGAACGTCAGAATAAATTTGGTGAAATTCCTGTTGTTGCAGTTAATGACACTACAGATGTTGAAAAAGTCGATGGATCAATAACTTTCATTGGAGATGTTTTGGGAGCACAGGACAATGCTAAAAAATTAACAGATTTCAATGATAAATATTTGAATATCGTACATCAGAAATCCGGCCAGATTACTGATAAGAAAACAGTATATTATGCTCAGGGTAATGACGGACTTCAAACAAATCCATCTAATTCAACTCATGGCCAATTAATTGATCTTGTTGGTGGAGAAAATGTGGCTAATTCTTTAGCTCAGGGAAATACTACTTCTGGTATTCAGGTATCTATGGAGCAGATTATTAAATGGAATCCTGATGTTATTATTACTACCAATCCTGATTTCTATGGAAAAGTATATGACAATCCGAACTGGGCAGGGATTACAGCAGTTAAAAATCATGATGTGTATTTATCACCGCAGTCTCCATTTAAATGGTTTGACAGGCCTGTCGGAGCAAACATGATTATTGGTGTTCCATGGACTGCAAAATGTATTTATCCTGAGGAGTATCAGGATATAGATATGATTTCCACTACTCAGGAGTTTTACAGTGAGTTTTATCACTTTGATTTAAGTGATGAGCAAGCTAAACAGTTGTTGCTTGATTCAGGACTTAAGGAGTCAAACTTGTAA